The Microcystis panniformis FACHB-1757 region GAAATAGTGGCATTAATCAAATCAATGGACGTGCGGGAATTGATACTTTAACCGGTGGTTTAGGTGCAGATACCTTCGTCTTCCAATTTGGCCAATCTACCATATCAACAAGCGATCGTATCACAGATTTTGCCATCAATAGTGATAAAATTGACTTATTAACTCAAGGTGGACTACCCATGAATGCGCCTAGTAGTTTCAGTCGCGCTGCTAATAGCACCGTCACCACTTTACAGAATTTAATCAATCAGGTATTTACTGATGCTAATGGAGCGATTACAGGTAATCAAGGATTAGGGGTTAATAGTGCCGCCTTAGTGCAGGTAACAACCGGTGCAATAGCTGGAACTTATCTCGTTATTAATGATAGCACGGCTGGCTTCCAATCCAGCAATGATTTATTAGTAAATATCACTGGATTTACTGGGACTTTACCAGCTTTAGGGAACATTCCAGTGGGTAATTTCTTTATCTAAGTGTCTAAGCTCTCCTTCTAAGTCACCTAGAAAACGGGTTTCTCGGAGAAACCCTTTTTCTGGACTTTAAGAAAAAAAACGTTTCGCTGACAAACTCTATAAAGAACGTAGGTTGGTTTGAAACATGAAACCCAACGCCTGCTCATGTTAAGCTTTTCACGACTACTTAGGGTCTGCTGAAAAAGTTTTTCCTGGGGGTAGGGTGTGGGGTTTTACCGGTTTTGAGGTGGCCAATTACCTAATTTTCAGGGAAAAAGTACCTGAATTTTCCCCCCAATCACTCCAAAGGTCGGCACTTTTTGAGGGAAAACAAGTCTAAAAACCCTATCCAACAAGGTTTTTAGATTTATTCAGCAAACCCTAAATAATTCTAAAACCGAAGGGATTGATGTTCTGCCTCGCTCAACAATCCAAGCCGCTTCAGCTAAAACAATAGCCGGTAAAACTAATTCACTGTTCGGGTCAGAAAGGATCGTTTTGGCATTTTTTCCCAATCGGGGATTCCCTTCTAAAAACCAAATTAAGGCGTGAGTATCCAGCACATATTTCATCGGTTTAAGACCAATCTAAGTGGTCATCTGCATCGCCCTGAAATTCGGCGAATGAAAAATCTTCTTCTGTAGATTGATAATCCCCCGTGAACATTCCAAAGCACATTAATTTGGGATATTTTTGGATTGGTTTATCTTCTAAAAATGTGATAATAACTGAACTTTCTTCTAGGTTATTGGGAGTTTCTAAAAGCTCGATCTTTCCTTGTCTATAAATGCCTTTAACTGATTGTAGCATTGACTTAGTTTCCTAATTGTTAATTAAGTTTTGGAGATAGTCTATCTAATTTTACCTTAAATATTTGCTGGAAGCATCTCAATTTTGCCAGTGAAGTGACAGCATAACCCCTTCCTATATAATAAAATGTTAAGTTTAGACTCGGCTTGAGCTATGTCTTTTAGCCTATAACAGTTTCTATCTTCTTGTCAAACCAAGGATTCTAACTATTTTTTGAGATAACTTTAAGTCTCAATATCTTCCTTGATTGTTACTATTTTTACATAACTACTCTAGGAGAGCCTTTAGGGTTTATCTGAGTTAAGTATGCTAAAATGATAACACCGCTTCATTAAAAACTGATTTGAGCCAATTGTTTTTATGACAAATATTTTACACACTTCAAGCAAGAGGGCTACGCCACTACTACCAAATCATTACCGTCCGCACCAACCACCATCGACAAAGAAGCGTCAGAAACTCGCCCCTTGGCGAAGCGGTGGGGAATAGTTCATTACTCCCACAGTTTTATATTTTCTTTAGAGATGGGCTGTCCTAAAACCTGCTCAGAGCGGCCAAAAGTCAGAAAATAGAAATAAAGGTGCGATTAGAGAACTTGAGCAGCGATCGCACACATCAGCCGCCATTGGAGAAAGATAAAGTTATGGCAGATAACTACAGAAGTCGCATTGTTACCCAAGGTACCCAACGCAGTCCGAATCGGGCCATGTTAAGAGCGGTAGGTTTTGGGGATGAGGACTTTAGCAAACCAATCATCGGCATCGCTAACGGATTTAGCACCATTACCCCCTGTAACATGGGAATTAATGATTTAGCAATGCGTGCCGAAGCAGCCACGAGATTAGCGGGGGGAATGCCGCAACTTTTCGGGACTATCACCATTAGCGACGGGATTTCCATGGGAACAGAAGGGATGAAATATTCTCTCGTTTCTAGGGAAGTAATCGCCGATTCCATTGAAACCGTCTGTAATGGTCAAAGTCTCGATGGAGTCCTCGCTATCGGGGGTTGTGACAAAAATATGCCGGGGGCAATGATTGCCATGGCCCGGATGAATATTCCCGCTATTTTCGTCTATGGTGGCACGATTAAACCGGGGCGCTACAAAGATTGCGATTTAACCGTGGTCAGTTCCTTTGAAGCCGTGGGACAGTACAGCGCCGGTAAAATCAGTGAAGAAGACCTTATCGGAATTGAACGCAACGCTTGCCCCGGGGCCGGTTCCTGTGGTGGAATGTTTACTGCTAATACCATGTCTTCCATTTTTGAAGCCATGGGGATGAGTTTACCCTACTCCTCGACCATGGCCGCCGAAGATGCGGAAAAAGCCGATAGTACCGAAGAATCGGCCAAGGTTTTGGTCGAGGCGGTTAGAAAACAGATTCTCCCTAGCCAAATTTTGACCCGTAAAGCCTTTGAAAACGCTATTTCGGTAATTATGGCGGTGGGAGGTTCCACTAACGCTGTCCTGCACCTTTTAGCCATTTCCCGCACCATCGGGGTAGAATTATCGATCGATGATTTTGAAACCATCCGCCAGCGTGTACCGGTTATCTGCGACCTTAAACCCTCCGGGCGTTACGTTACCGTGGATCTGCATAAAGCCGGCGGTATTCCCCAAGTGATGAAAATTCTCCTGGTTAATGGTTTACTACACGGGGATGCCCTCACCATTAGCGGTCAGACTATCGCCGAGATTTTAGCCGATATTCCCGACCAACCGCCCTCAGGCCAAGACGTTATCCGTCCTTTTAGCAATCCTGTCTATAAAGAGGGTCATTTAGCCATTTTAAAAGGAAATCTGGCCACAGAGGGGGCCGTGGCCAAAATTAGCGGCGTGAAAACTCCAGTCATCACCGGACCGGCGCGGGTGTTTGAGTCGGAAGAAACCTGTTTAGAGGCAATTTTAGCTGGAAAAATTCAAGCCGGGGATGTGGTGGTTGTCCGTTACGAGGGACCAGTAGGCGGACCGGGTATGCGGGAAATGTTAGCCCCCACTTCGGCAATTATCGGCGCCGGTTTAGGGGATTCCGTGGGATTAATTACCGATGGTCGTTTTTCCGGGGGAACCTATGGCATGGTGGTCGGTCACGTCGCTCCAGAAGCGGCGGTGGGTGGTACAATTGCCCTAGTAGAGGAAGGGGATCAAATCACTATTGATGCTCGTCAGCGTCTCTTGCAGTTAAATGTATCGGAGGAAGAATTGGCCCGTCGTCGTAACCATTGGCAACCGCGGCCCCCACGCTATAAAACGGGAATTCTCGGCAAATTCGCCAAGTTAGTCTCCTCTAGCAGTCTCGGCGCTTTAACGGATCTGAATCTGTTCTAAAAGTATAACTAGGAATGGCGATCAATTGCGATCGCCGTTTCCGCCACTGCTCACTGAACACCCCCAGTGATAACTGGTAACTGATAACTGATAAGACTGACGGCTCTAATTAGGGTTTGCGGCAAAAAGTAGGGGCGAAGCATTCGGATAGAAAATCTACGGTTTCACCGATAGGTTATTGCCCGAATGCTTCGCCCCTACAGGACGCGGGCCGATGAAGACACAAGGTTTTGAAGCATGATTCTCTCAAAATCTGGCACCTGTTTCGCTCGTAAAGCCACAAAACCCTTACCTTGCCTACATTTCACATTTATTCAGCCAGCCCTAATTAATGCTCATTCTTAATTCTCCTGCCTCCTGACGACCGACTCCTGCCTCCGTTAAAGATTAATAACTATGAACTATCTACTCACTGTCTATCGAGCGCTCGAATGCCGTCCGG contains the following coding sequences:
- the ilvD gene encoding dihydroxy-acid dehydratase, whose protein sequence is MADNYRSRIVTQGTQRSPNRAMLRAVGFGDEDFSKPIIGIANGFSTITPCNMGINDLAMRAEAATRLAGGMPQLFGTITISDGISMGTEGMKYSLVSREVIADSIETVCNGQSLDGVLAIGGCDKNMPGAMIAMARMNIPAIFVYGGTIKPGRYKDCDLTVVSSFEAVGQYSAGKISEEDLIGIERNACPGAGSCGGMFTANTMSSIFEAMGMSLPYSSTMAAEDAEKADSTEESAKVLVEAVRKQILPSQILTRKAFENAISVIMAVGGSTNAVLHLLAISRTIGVELSIDDFETIRQRVPVICDLKPSGRYVTVDLHKAGGIPQVMKILLVNGLLHGDALTISGQTIAEILADIPDQPPSGQDVIRPFSNPVYKEGHLAILKGNLATEGAVAKISGVKTPVITGPARVFESEETCLEAILAGKIQAGDVVVVRYEGPVGGPGMREMLAPTSAIIGAGLGDSVGLITDGRFSGGTYGMVVGHVAPEAAVGGTIALVEEGDQITIDARQRLLQLNVSEEELARRRNHWQPRPPRYKTGILGKFAKLVSSSSLGALTDLNLF
- a CDS encoding type II toxin-antitoxin system VapC family toxin; its protein translation is MKYVLDTHALIWFLEGNPRLGKNAKTILSDPNSELVLPAIVLAEAAWIVERGRTSIPSVLELFRVC